The proteins below come from a single Stigmatopora argus isolate UIUO_Sarg chromosome 11, RoL_Sarg_1.0, whole genome shotgun sequence genomic window:
- the LOC144084826 gene encoding alpha-1A adrenergic receptor translates to MDFWGSGASAPGCWRAAAVNSSRKSDSYTCVPVRMQSLILVLIVLMFLGSVTGNLLVIILVAATKTLHHVTSVLIINLAISDLLVGLGVMPFVALSLVQPGWARCFNLCLFAAYTSSVYCTVSVLTLAAIALDRYHSIVDCLRYGSRCTPWRKSLVVLWIWLQAVAISSPPLLGWSSVTYAAPAYSCAADWAGSPGYTATASVLSYFAPAVVILFCYAKIVKVARDHARRVRSLEDSFGGGGNPNVPSTLVCHLTGSFASVVAPAQSDVFPLWTSPPCQQQRQGVARLFLVISAFFLCWTPYVGIALIRASEGSISLKTTRVPPCALTISYFLLLLNSDFNPLFYALLSKRFQVALGALSQKLRAGVRSMTNWGGEADPRRPTSASPGSTSGTDNSCSPIFSINMDFRHHSSENICKVSVHEVAGPSCSSSQDPCGDKKMEFLQVPCRTQEGGKLPGSASTMEPKATFVFGQIRVEVEHVSSENLLKT, encoded by the exons ATGGACTTCTGGGGGAGCGGCGCGTCAGCTCCGGGCTGCTGGCGAGCGGCAGCCGTCAATTCCAGCCGAAAAAGCGATTCGTACACTTGTGTTCCCGTGCGGATGCAGTCGCTCATTCTGGTGCTCATCGTGCTCATGTTTCTGGGATCTGTGACAG gtaACCTTCTGGTGATCATCCTCGTGGCGGCGACCAAGACTCTTCATCACGTGACGTCCGTGTTGATCATAAACTTGGCAATCAGCGACCTCCTGGTGGGCCTGGGGGTCATGCCCTTTGTTGCATTATCCCTCGTGCAGCCCGGATGGGCACGATGTTTT AACCTGTGTCTATTTGCGGCCTACACCTCCTCCGTCTACTGCACAGTGTCTGTCCTCACGCTGGCCGCCATCGCCCTAGACCGCTACCACTCCATCGTGGACTGTCTCCGCTACGGTTCCCGCTGCACCCCGTGGAGGAAGTCCCTGGTGGTCCTTTGGATCTGGCTGCAGGCCGTGGCTATCAGTTCTCCGCCGCTACTGGGCTGGAGCTCGGTGACCTACGCGGCTCCGGCGTACAGCTGCGCGGCCGACTGGGCCGGCAGCCCCGGCTACACGGCCACGGCGAGCGTCCTCTCCTACTTCGCGCCCGCCGTCGTCATCCTCTTCTGCTACGCCAAGATCGTCAAGGTGGCCCGCGACCACGCCAGGAGGGTTCGCAGCTTGGAGGATTCCTTTGGAGGTGGCGGGAATCCAAACGTTCCCTCTACGCTCGTATGTCACCTGACTGGATCGTTTGCGTCCGTGGTGGCACCCGCTCAATCGGACGTCTTCCCGCTTTGGACTTCCCCGCCGTGCCAACAGCAGCGTCAAGGAGTGGCTCGTCTCTTTTTGGTCATCTCGGCGTTCTTCCTTTGCTGGACGCCGTACGTTGGGATTGCCCTCATTCGGGCCTCGGAAGGTTCGATTTCTCTTAAGACCACCCGGGTGCCTCCCTGTGCTCTGACAATTTCCTACTTTCTCCTCCTGCTCAATTCGGACTTTAACCCTCTGTTCTACGCTCTGCTCAGCAAGCGCTTCCAGGTGGCCCTGGGGGCACTGAGCCAAAAGCTGAGAGCCGGAGTGAGGAGCATGACCAACTGGGGAGGCGAGGCGGACCCCCGGAGGCCCACGAGCGCAAGCCCGGGGTCGACCTCCGGCACGGACAACTCCTGCTCGCCAATTTTCAGCATTAATATGGACTTCCGGCATCACTCCAGTGAGAATATCTGCAAAGTGAGTGTCCACGAGGTGGCCGGTCCATCTTGCTCCTCTTCTCAAGACCCCTGTGGTGACAAGAAGATGGAGTTCCTGCAGGTTCCCTGTCGAACGCAGGAGGGCGGTAAACTACCAGGTTCTGCTTCGACAATGGAACCAAAGGCCACTTTTGTTTTTGGCCAGATCAGGGTGGAAGTAGAGCACGTCTCTTCAGAGAACCTACTTAAGACataa
- the slc35f3b gene encoding solute carrier family 35 member F3 isoform X5: MKKHSARVAPLSACNSPVLTLTKVEGEERPREHVAHSGPDVQSAAGPACPESNSSRRKLRCCIRITAVQVRKALWGVAMVMCVCSSWAGSTQLAKLTFKHFDAPFTLTWFATTWNCLFFPLYYVGHLCKSAERQTARQRLRECCRFFGDDGLTPKVFFTKVAPFGLLWILTNYLYLQALRKINTTDVSALFCCNKAFVFLLSWIVLRDRFMGVRIVAAILAIAGIVMMTYADGFHSHSVIGITLVVTSASMSALYKVLFKMVLGSAKFGEAALFLSIVGGANFVFLSILPVVLYFTQVEYIESPDDTPWGYLCGVAALLFAFNILVNFGIAITYPTFISLGIVLSVPVNAMVDFYTCEINFNTVRLIAVSIICLGFLMLLLPEDWDQGIIRLSAKLRKRDEPAEDAAEGAPSWRGRARTSMSTFAR, from the exons GGGAAGAGCGGCCCAGGGAGCACGTGGCGCACAGCGGCCCAGATGTGCAGTCGGCGGCGGGTCCGGCGTGCCCAGAGTCCAACTCCAGCAGGCGGAAGCTGCGCTGTTGCATCCGGATAACGGCGGTACAGGTGCGGAAGGCCCTGTGGGGGGTCGCCATGGTCATGTGCGTCTGCTCGTCATGGGCAGGCTCCACCCAGCTGGCCAAGTTGACCTTTAAGCACTTTGACGCCCCCTTCACCCTCACATGGTTCGCCACCACGTGGAATTGTCTCTTCTTTCCGCTCTACTACGTGGGCCACCTGTGCAAGAGTGCGGAAAGGCAAACGGCCAGGCAGAGATTAAG AGAGTGTTGCCGCTTTTTCGGCGACGACGGGCTGACCCCCAAGGTGTTCTTCACCAAGGTGGCCCCCTTTGGCCTGCTGTGGATCCTGACCAACTACTTGTACCTGCAGGCCCTCAGGAAGATCAATACAACAGACGTGTCGGCACTCTTCTGTTGTAACAAGGCCTTCGTCTTCCTGCTATCCTGGATTGTACTTCGAGACCGCTTCATGGGTGTCAGG AtcgtggcggccatcttggctaTTGCGGGCATCGTCATGATGACCTACGCCGACGGTTTCCACAGTCACTCGGTCATTGGCATCACTCTGGTCGTGACTTCGGCATCCATGTCTGCACTATACAAG GTTCTCTTCAAGATGGTCCTAGGCAGTGCCAAATTTGGGGAGGCTGCGCTTTTTCTGAGCATCGTGGGTGGAGCCAACTTTGTTTTTCTCAGCATCCTGCCTGTTGTCCTCTATTTTACCCAAGTGGAGTACATTGAATCGCCTGACGACACCCCCTGGGGATACCTCTGTGGGGTTGCAGCTCTGCTTTTTG CTTTTAACATCCTGGTCAACTTTGGTATCGCCATCACATATCCCACTTTTATATCCCTTGGCATCGTCTTAAGCGTTCCCGTCAATGCCA TGGTGGATTTCTACACGTGCGAGATTAATTTCAACACGGTGCGCCTCATCGCCGTCTCCATCATCTGTCTGGGTTTTCTCATGCTGCTCCTTCCAGAAGACTGGGACCAGGGGATCATCCGGCTCAGCGCCAAACTGCGCAAACGCGACGAGCCCGCCGAGGACGCCGCGGAGGGGGCGCCCTCCTGGAGGGGCCGCGCTAGGACCTCCATGTCGACATTTGCACGCTGA